In Lutra lutra chromosome 5, mLutLut1.2, whole genome shotgun sequence, a single genomic region encodes these proteins:
- the ARRDC3 gene encoding arrestin domain-containing protein 3 isoform X1, with protein sequence MVLGKVKSLTISFDCLNDSNVPVYSSGDTVSGRVNLEVTGEIRVKSLKIHARGHAKVRWTESRNAGSNTAYTQNYTEEVEYFNHKDILIGHERDDDNSEEGFNTIHSGRHEYAFSFELPQTPLATSFEGRHGSVRYWVKAELHRPWLLPVKLKKEFTVFEHIDINTPSLLSPQAGTKEKTLCCWFCTSGPISLSAKIERKGYTPGESIQIFAEIENCSSRMVVPKAAIYQTQAFYAKGKMKEVKQLVANLRGESLSSGKTDTWNGKLLKIPPVSPSILDCSIIRVEYSLMVYVDIPGAMDLFLNLPLVIGTIPLHPFGSRTSSVSSQCSMNMNWLGLSLRERPEAPPSYAEVVTEEQRRNNLAPVSACDDFERALQGPLFAYIQEFRFLPPPLYSEIDPNPDQSADDRPSCPSR encoded by the exons ATGGTGCTGGGAAAGGTGAAGAGTTTGACAATAAGCTTTGACTGTCTTAATGACAGCAATGTCCCTGTGTATTCTAGTGGGGATACAGTCTCAGGAAGGGTGAATTTAGAAGTTACCGGGGAAATCAGAGTGAAATCTCTTAAAATTCATGCAAGAGGACATGCGAAAGTACGCTGGACCGAATCAAGAAATGCCGGCTCCAATACTGCCTATACACAGAATTACACTGAAGAAGTAGAATATTTCAACCATAAAGACATCTTAATTGGACACGAAAGAG atgATGATAATTCAGAAGAAGGCTTCAACACTATTCATTCAGGAAGGCATGAATATGCATTCAGCTTCGAGCTTCCACAGAC ACCACTTGCTACCTCATTCGAAGGCCGACATGGCAGTGTGCGCTATTGGGTGAAAGCCGAATTGCACAGGCCTTGGCTTCTACCAGTAAAATTAAAGAAGGAATTTACAGTCTTTGAGCATATAGATATCAACACTCCTTCATTACTG tcaCCCCAAGCAGGCACAAAAGAAAAGACTCTCTGTTGCTGGTTCTGTACCTCAGGCCCAATATCCTTAAGTGCCAAAATCGAAAGGAAGGGCTATACCCCAG GTGAATCAATTCAGATATTTGCTGAGATTGAGAACTGCTCTTCCCGAATGGTAGtgccaaaggcagccatttacCAAACACAGGCCTTCTATgccaaagggaaaatgaaggaagtAAAACAGCTTGTGGCTAATTTACGTGGGGAATCCTTATCATCTGGAAAGACAGATACATGGAATGGAAAGTTGCTGAAAATTCCACCAGTTTCTCCTTCTATCCTCGACTGTAGCATAATTCGTGTGGAATATTCACTAATG GTATATGTGGATATTCCTGGAGCTAtggatttatttcttaatttgccACTTGTCATTGGTACCATTCCTCTACATCCATTTGGTAGCAGAACCTCAAGTGTAAGCAGTCAGTGTAGCATGAATATGAACTGGCTTGGTTTATCTCTACGTGAAAGACCTGAAG CACCACCCAGCTATGCAGAAGTGGTAACAGAGGAACAAAGGCGGAATAATCTTGCACCCGTGAGTGCTTGTGATGACTTTGAGAGAGCCCTTCAAGGACCACTGTTTGCATATATCCAGGAGTTTCGGTTCTTGCCTCCACCTCTTTATTCAGAG
- the ARRDC3 gene encoding arrestin domain-containing protein 3 isoform X2: protein MVLGKVKSLTISFDCLNDSNVPVYSSGDTVSGRVNLEVTGEIRVKSLKIHARGHAKVRWTESRNAGSNTAYTQNYTEEVEYFNHKDILIGHERDDDNSEEGFNTIHSGRHEYAFSFELPQTPLATSFEGRHGSVRYWVKAELHRPWLLPVKLKKEFTVFEHIDINTPSLLSPQAGTKEKTLCCWFCTSGPISLSAKIERKGYTPGESIQIFAEIENCSSRMVVPKAAIYQTQAFYAKGKMKEVKQLVANLRGESLSSGKTDTWNGKLLKIPPVSPSILDCSIIRVEYSLMVYVDIPGAMDLFLNLPLVIGTIPLHPFGSRTSSVSSQCSMNMNWLGLSLRERPEEHGVRIACIFFLQHHPAMQKW, encoded by the exons ATGGTGCTGGGAAAGGTGAAGAGTTTGACAATAAGCTTTGACTGTCTTAATGACAGCAATGTCCCTGTGTATTCTAGTGGGGATACAGTCTCAGGAAGGGTGAATTTAGAAGTTACCGGGGAAATCAGAGTGAAATCTCTTAAAATTCATGCAAGAGGACATGCGAAAGTACGCTGGACCGAATCAAGAAATGCCGGCTCCAATACTGCCTATACACAGAATTACACTGAAGAAGTAGAATATTTCAACCATAAAGACATCTTAATTGGACACGAAAGAG atgATGATAATTCAGAAGAAGGCTTCAACACTATTCATTCAGGAAGGCATGAATATGCATTCAGCTTCGAGCTTCCACAGAC ACCACTTGCTACCTCATTCGAAGGCCGACATGGCAGTGTGCGCTATTGGGTGAAAGCCGAATTGCACAGGCCTTGGCTTCTACCAGTAAAATTAAAGAAGGAATTTACAGTCTTTGAGCATATAGATATCAACACTCCTTCATTACTG tcaCCCCAAGCAGGCACAAAAGAAAAGACTCTCTGTTGCTGGTTCTGTACCTCAGGCCCAATATCCTTAAGTGCCAAAATCGAAAGGAAGGGCTATACCCCAG GTGAATCAATTCAGATATTTGCTGAGATTGAGAACTGCTCTTCCCGAATGGTAGtgccaaaggcagccatttacCAAACACAGGCCTTCTATgccaaagggaaaatgaaggaagtAAAACAGCTTGTGGCTAATTTACGTGGGGAATCCTTATCATCTGGAAAGACAGATACATGGAATGGAAAGTTGCTGAAAATTCCACCAGTTTCTCCTTCTATCCTCGACTGTAGCATAATTCGTGTGGAATATTCACTAATG GTATATGTGGATATTCCTGGAGCTAtggatttatttcttaatttgccACTTGTCATTGGTACCATTCCTCTACATCCATTTGGTAGCAGAACCTCAAGTGTAAGCAGTCAGTGTAGCATGAATATGAACTGGCTTGGTTTATCTCTACGTGAAAGACCTGAAG AACATGGTGTTCGAATTGCGTGTATCTTTTTCCTTCAGCACCACCCAGCTATGCAGAAGTGGTAA
- the ARRDC3 gene encoding arrestin domain-containing protein 3 isoform X3 → MVVPKAAIYQTQAFYAKGKMKEVKQLVANLRGESLSSGKTDTWNGKLLKIPPVSPSILDCSIIRVEYSLMVYVDIPGAMDLFLNLPLVIGTIPLHPFGSRTSSVSSQCSMNMNWLGLSLRERPEAPPSYAEVVTEEQRRNNLAPVSACDDFERALQGPLFAYIQEFRFLPPPLYSEIDPNPDQSADDRPSCPSR, encoded by the exons ATGGTAGtgccaaaggcagccatttacCAAACACAGGCCTTCTATgccaaagggaaaatgaaggaagtAAAACAGCTTGTGGCTAATTTACGTGGGGAATCCTTATCATCTGGAAAGACAGATACATGGAATGGAAAGTTGCTGAAAATTCCACCAGTTTCTCCTTCTATCCTCGACTGTAGCATAATTCGTGTGGAATATTCACTAATG GTATATGTGGATATTCCTGGAGCTAtggatttatttcttaatttgccACTTGTCATTGGTACCATTCCTCTACATCCATTTGGTAGCAGAACCTCAAGTGTAAGCAGTCAGTGTAGCATGAATATGAACTGGCTTGGTTTATCTCTACGTGAAAGACCTGAAG CACCACCCAGCTATGCAGAAGTGGTAACAGAGGAACAAAGGCGGAATAATCTTGCACCCGTGAGTGCTTGTGATGACTTTGAGAGAGCCCTTCAAGGACCACTGTTTGCATATATCCAGGAGTTTCGGTTCTTGCCTCCACCTCTTTATTCAGAG